A section of the Zavarzinella sp. genome encodes:
- a CDS encoding DUF1573 domain-containing protein, with protein sequence MTPSGLVCDKAHVDLGKVRGTSTVVHSFEVKNASQESCSITEIAGSCNCFRKSIASKTLGAGDSTTIQLGINALAQPEGKHLWKFVVRTVTAGGATQELILSLRAEIVKEVRVEPISLALSGSRPLTGTLSVKDSRMKGLQVTRASTSILGVEAKLVTGKPDQQVEIVVGEQCPPGTYTGEVSIFTNDSDYAEMLIPLRVTVTAPNAGVSVYPKELDLLLEPDQVRADAVFRLKSPNNEKIIIKSIASDHPGVTCSWKPGPGTMATGLISVDTTKSALKEGKIIVELAEPSQQKVVIPVLWSGEK encoded by the coding sequence ATGACCCCCTCTGGCCTGGTGTGCGACAAAGCCCACGTGGATCTGGGGAAGGTGCGTGGCACATCCACTGTTGTACATTCGTTTGAAGTTAAGAATGCCAGCCAGGAGTCGTGCTCCATTACGGAGATTGCAGGCAGTTGCAACTGTTTTCGTAAGTCTATTGCCAGTAAGACCTTAGGTGCAGGAGACAGTACCACGATTCAGTTGGGAATTAACGCCCTTGCTCAACCCGAAGGGAAGCACCTCTGGAAATTTGTGGTTCGCACCGTGACAGCAGGTGGGGCAACCCAGGAACTGATTCTTTCATTGCGGGCCGAAATCGTGAAAGAAGTCCGAGTCGAGCCAATTTCCCTGGCACTCAGTGGGAGTCGCCCACTGACAGGTACTTTATCCGTGAAAGATAGTCGCATGAAAGGACTTCAGGTGACACGGGCCAGTACCTCTATTTTGGGTGTCGAGGCCAAACTGGTGACAGGAAAACCAGACCAGCAAGTCGAAATTGTGGTGGGAGAACAATGCCCACCTGGAACCTACACGGGTGAAGTGAGCATTTTCACCAATGACAGCGATTATGCAGAAATGTTGATCCCCCTGCGGGTGACCGTGACCGCACCGAATGCGGGTGTCAGTGTCTATCCGAAAGAACTGGATTTGCTGCTGGAGCCAGATCAGGTGCGTGCAGATGCCGTCTTTCGTTTGAAATCCCCCAATAATGAAAAAATTATCATTAAAAGTATCGCCAGCGACCACCCTGGGGTAACCTGTAGCTGGAAACCGGGGCCAGGCACGATGGCAACCGGGCTGATTTCCGTCGATACCACCAAATCTGCATTGAAAGAAGGCAAAATAATTGTGGAATTGGCAGAACCAAGCCAACAAAAAGTCGTTATCCCTGTTTTATGGTCAGGAGAGAAGTAG